In Embleya scabrispora, the DNA window CGCGCGCCACGTCGGCGACATCGCCTACCTGTGCACGATCGCCCCGCCCCGGATCGGCCTGGTCCTCAACGTCGGCTCCGCGCACATGGGCGAGTTCGGCGGGCGCGAGGGCATCGCCAAGGCGAAGGGCGAACTGGTCGAGGCGCTGCCCGCCGACGGCGTGGCCGTGCTCAACCGGGACGACCCGTACGTGCGCGCGATGGCCGCGCGCACCAGGGCCCGCGTGGTCACCTTCGGCGAGAGCGCCGAGGCGGACGTACGGGCCGAGAACGTGACACTGGACGAGCGGGGACGGGCCTCGTTCACGCTGTGCGTGCCCGAGGGCAGTGCGCCGGTGATCTTGCGCCTGTACGGTGAGCACCACGTGGCGAACGCACTCGCGTGTGCCGCCGTGGCACGCGAAGTGGGCATGACCGTCGAGGACATCGCGGCCGCCCTCGGCGCGGCCGGTACGATCTCCCGCTGGCGGATGGAAGTGACCCGCAGGGACGACGGGGTGACCGTCGTGAACGACGCGTACAACGCCAACCCCGAGTCGATGCGGGCCGCACTCAAGGCCCTGGTCGCGATGGCGGGCGGCAATCGTACGTTCGCCGTGCTGGGCGCCATGCGGGAGTTGGGCGAGGAGTCGCTGACCGAGCACGACGCGATCGGGCGACTCGCGGTACGCCTGAACATCCACCGACTGGTGGCCGTGGGCGGCAGGGAGGCCGCCTGGATCGACATGGGCGCGAAGAACGAGGGTTCGTGGGGTGAGGAGTCGGTGCTGGTGCCCGACGTAGAGGCGGCCGTCGAACTACTCCGGGGCGAACTGGCCCCGGGCGACGTCGTACTGGTGAAGGCGTCCCGAGGGGTCGCCCTGGAACGGCTCGCGGACGCGCTGTTGGCGGACGCCGCCGGGGACGACGTGAGCAACGCGGAGGTGCACGGGTGAGGGCCATCCTCATCGCCGGCGGCATCGCCCTGGTGTTGTCGCTGATCGGTACGCCGCTCGCGATCCGGATCCTGGTCAAGCGCGGCTACGGCCAGCTGATCCGGGACGACGGTCCGGCCGGACACCACAGCAAGCGCGGTACGCCCACCATGGGCGGCGCGGTGATCATCCTGGCCGCGCTCATCGGCTACGGCGCCGCCAAGGCGATCACCCTGGAGACGCCGAGCGCGTCCGCGCTCCTGGTGCTGTACCTGATGGCGGGCCTGGGCCTGGTCGGCTTCGTCGACGACTTCATCAAGATCGTCAAGCAGCGCAGCCTGGGTCTGCGCGCCAAGGCCAAACTGGCCGGACAGTCGTTCGTGGGCATCTCCTTCGCGCTGCTCGCGATCCAGTTCAAGGACGCGCGCGGGTTCACCCCCGCGTCCACACACCTGTCCTTCGTGCAGGACACCGCGCTCGACCTGACGCCGGTGTTCTTCGTGATCTGGGCCTACATCCTGATCGCCGGCCACTCCAACGGCGTCAACCTCACCGACGGTCTGGACGGCCTGGCCACCGGCGCCTCGGTGATCGTCTTCGGCGCGTACACCTTCATCGGGGTCTGGCAGTACGGCCAGTCGTGCCTGAACGCGCCGGGCGTGGGCTGCTACGACGTGCGCGATCCGCTCGACCTGGCGATCGTGTCGGCGGCGATGATGGGCTCGTGTTTCGGCTTCCTGTGGTGGAACACCTCGCCGGCCAAGATCTTCATGGGCGACACCGGGTCGCTCGCCCTGGGCGGCGCGCTCGCCGGGTTGGCCATCCTGACCCGCACCGAGTTGTTGTCCGCGCTCATCGGCGGCCTGTTCCTGATCATCTCGCTGTCGGTGATCATCCAGGTGGGCTACTTCAAGATGACCGGCAAACGGGTGTTCAAAATGGCGCCGCTCCAGCACCATTTCGAACTCAAGGGGTGGACCGAAGTACTCATCGTGGTTCGGTTCTGGATCATCGCCGGCCTGTGCGCCATTCTCGGGATCGGCATCTTCTACGCGGGCTGGGTTACGGGAACGTAAGAGACGTGAGTACGAAAGACCTGAGCACCTTCACCCATCACGGTGCGCCGTGGGCCGAGTTGTCGTTCTGCGTCGCGGGCACCGGGGTCACCGGCGCGTCCGCGGTGCGGGCGCTGCACGGCCTCGGCGCCCGGGTCGTGGCGATCGACGGCAGCGCCGACGACAACGCGCGGCGCCGCGCCGAGGAGTTGGGCGCGCTCGGCGTCGACGTGCGGCTGGGCGACGACGAGACGCTGCCCGAGGACGTCGACGTACTGATCGCCTCGCCCGGACTGCGGCCCACCAAGCCGCTGTTCGCCGCCGCGCGCGCGGCCGGCGTACCGGTGTGGGGCGACGTGGAGTTGGCGTGGCGGCTGCGGCCGCGGGTGAACCCCGCGCCGTGGCTGGCGATCACCGGCACCAACGGCAAGACCACGACCGTGCGGATGCTCGCCTCGATCCTGGAGGCGTCCGGCAAGCGGGTCGCCGCCGCGGGCAACGTCGGCACGCCCGTGGTGGACGCGGTGCTGGCCCGCGACCAGGACGGCGAACCGGCGTACGACGTGCTCGCGCTGGAGTTGTCCAGCTT includes these proteins:
- a CDS encoding UDP-N-acetylmuramoyl-tripeptide--D-alanyl-D-alanine ligase — translated: MISSTLAEIATALGGRPAGGADPHAHITGGMVVDSRKAGPGTLFVAVRGEHVDGHDYARAAIEAGAVAVLAERDTGTPAILVDDVVRALGRLSRTILDRRPETTVIALTGSSGKTSTKDLLGQVLARRGPTIAPSGNFNTDIGLPMTVLGVTEETRYLVAEMGARHVGDIAYLCTIAPPRIGLVLNVGSAHMGEFGGREGIAKAKGELVEALPADGVAVLNRDDPYVRAMAARTRARVVTFGESAEADVRAENVTLDERGRASFTLCVPEGSAPVILRLYGEHHVANALACAAVAREVGMTVEDIAAALGAAGTISRWRMEVTRRDDGVTVVNDAYNANPESMRAALKALVAMAGGNRTFAVLGAMRELGEESLTEHDAIGRLAVRLNIHRLVAVGGREAAWIDMGAKNEGSWGEESVLVPDVEAAVELLRGELAPGDVVLVKASRGVALERLADALLADAAGDDVSNAEVHG
- the mraY gene encoding phospho-N-acetylmuramoyl-pentapeptide-transferase, which gives rise to MRAILIAGGIALVLSLIGTPLAIRILVKRGYGQLIRDDGPAGHHSKRGTPTMGGAVIILAALIGYGAAKAITLETPSASALLVLYLMAGLGLVGFVDDFIKIVKQRSLGLRAKAKLAGQSFVGISFALLAIQFKDARGFTPASTHLSFVQDTALDLTPVFFVIWAYILIAGHSNGVNLTDGLDGLATGASVIVFGAYTFIGVWQYGQSCLNAPGVGCYDVRDPLDLAIVSAAMMGSCFGFLWWNTSPAKIFMGDTGSLALGGALAGLAILTRTELLSALIGGLFLIISLSVIIQVGYFKMTGKRVFKMAPLQHHFELKGWTEVLIVVRFWIIAGLCAILGIGIFYAGWVTGT